In one Solanum lycopersicum chromosome 11, SLM_r2.1 genomic region, the following are encoded:
- the LOC101249878 gene encoding UDP-glycosyltransferase 91A1, translating to MAENGKKLHIAVFPWLAFGHMIPYLELSKLIAQKGHKISFISTPRNIDRLPKLPPNLTPFLNFVKLPMPHVEKLPENAEATIDLPYEQVKYLKLAQDALQESMSKFIEDSDIDFILFDFTSYWVPSIASKFNIPSGYFSIFIAAFLGFTGPVPGLNNDYEIRMTPEEYTVTPKWVPFETTVAFKLFEVSRIFEASMKGEEENIADIVRYYRSVENCDFLLVRSCSEFEPEWLKVVGDIHRKPVFPVGQLPTTPYEDDSTKIDAWREIKLWLDKQEKGKVIYVAFGSEAKPSQNELTELSLGLELSGLPFFWVLRIKRGESDDELIQLPEGFEERTKGRGIVCTSWAPQLKILSHDSVGGFLTHSGWSSVVEAIQFEKSLVLLTFLADQGINARLLEEKKMAYSIPRNDQDGSFTRDSVAESLNLVLVKEEGFIYREKIKEMKDLFCDKKRQNNYVENLLSFLQDYEKIKA from the coding sequence ATGGCGGAAAACGGAAAAAAATTGCATATTGCAGTATTTCCATGGCTAGCTTTTGGTCATATGATTCCGTATTTAGAGCTATCAAAGCTTATAGCTCAAAAGGGTCataaaatttcattcatttcGACTCCTAGAAACATTGATCGTCTCCCAAAACTTCCACCAAATCTCAccccttttttaaattttgtcaaaCTTCCGATGCCCCACGTCGAAAAGTTGCCGGAAAATGCTGAAGCCACCATTGATTTACCTTACGAGCAAGTCAAGTACCTCAAACTTGCTCAAGATGCACTACAAGAATCGATGTCTAAGTTTATCGAAGATTCAGatattgattttatactattcgaTTTTACTTCTTATTGGGTTCCTTCAATTGCTTCAAAATTCAACATTCCGTCGGGATATTTCAGCATATTCATCGCTGCGTTTCTGGGTTTCACCGGACCTGTGCCGGGATTGAACAATGATTATGAAATTCGAATGACGCCGGAGGAATACACTGTTACCCCCAAATGGGTTCCGTTTGAAACCACAGTTGCTTTCAAGCTTTTCGAAGTCTCGAGAATCTTCGAAGCTTCCATGaaaggagaggaagagaacaTTGCTGATATTGTTCGTTACTATAGATCTGTTGAAAACTGTGATTTTTTGCTTGTGAGGAGCTGTTCAGAATTTGAACCAGAATGGTTGAAAGTTGTCGGAGATATTCACCGGAAACCGGTTTTTCCGGTGGGTCAACTTCCGACTACACCGTATGAAGATGACAGCACGAAGATCGATGCATGGAGAGAGATAAAGCTATGGCTTGATAAGCAAGAAAAGGGGAAAGTTATTTACGTTGCATTTGGGAGCGAGGCAAAACCGAGTCAAAATGAACTTACTGAGTTATCTCTTGGGTTAGAGCTTTCTGGGTTGCCATTCTTTTGGGTTTTAAGAATTAAAAGAGGGGAGTCCGATGATGAATTGATTCAATTACCAGAAGGTTTCGAAGAACGAACAAAGGGAAGAGGAATAGTGTGCACGAGTTGGGCACCACAACTCAAGATACTGAGTCATGACTCAGTGGGTGGATTTTTGACTCATTCAGGATGGAGTTCAGTAGTCGAGGCAATACAATTTGAAAAGTCATTGGTTCTCTTAACATTTTTGGCTGATCAAGGGATAAATGCTAGGCTTTTGGAGGAGAAGAAAATGGCGTATTCGATACCGAGAAATGATCAAGACGGATCATTCACTCGTGACTCAGTGGCCGAGTCACTGAATTTGGTACTCGTTAAAGAAGAGGGTTTTATTTATCGAGAAAAGATTAAAGAGATGAAAGATCTtttctgtgacaagaaaaggcAAAATAATTATGTGGAGAATTTGTTAAGTTTTCTTCAAGACTATGAAAAGATTAAAGCATGA